GGTGGCCTGGCAGCTGGGGCTACCAAAGGAGGAACACCACGGATCCCAGGAATTATTGGTGGCCGCTGAATTGGCACAACACCAGGTGGAGGCATTGGACGTGGAACAAAGCCTGGACGAACCATAGGATACGGTGCGGGATAACGCATTCCTGCAGAGAGAGACAAAAGAGACATCTAtgcaaccacattagtaacaaCCCATGAAGTAAAACAATAAGTAGACAAATTAATCCTCTGAACAGATAGTGCACAAATTAAACCTTGGAACACATAGTGCACAAACTAAACATCTGAAGACATATGGAATCAAAGAATATAGACATCTGGAAACACTGAAGGTACCCAATGGCATCAGCAAATAAGAGCTAACTGAATAGGTAAGCAAGTATCTTGCCAGTTCAGAATACAATAATGAACATCGACAAAAGCAATATCTTGCTCAAATGAAAGGAGCTAGTAAAGCTGGCCTTACCTGTCAGCGCCTCACGGACAGGATAACATACTTGTTTTGGTTATTTTGAAACTCGGTATAGCTCACGCCATTGCAATGCACTACTCAGATATAAGAGCTTAGGCAAATGTGTCACTATCTCTACACTTCGTATCAACAAGAGAAATAAATGAAACCAACACAAATAAGGTATAACCGGCATACGGAATTTAGACAGCAGAAAATCATGAtaccttagcaagtttttggaACAACCCACAGCTGAAGCATCTAAGTACATAAAGAAACTGAGCCTAATTAAGCAGTGAGACGAGCTAAAGCATGTAAATCAATTAGACAATGTAAACATAACCAATTCAAATTCAAACATTTGGCATACCACACTCAGTGAGGGAGCAAATGATTTAGAGCTTCAGTTAGAGCAGCAGAATGAAACGTGAGCCGGCACTTCTCGCTGTGGGGAGTAAAGGCTGGCACGACCACCGCTGTAGCAGAGAAATATCCGGTCATCGTTATCAAGCAAGCGAGCCGATCCCAGTTTCTCTAACACTAAACTAGTAGCAGCACATCTCTTAAACACTGACCAAAAACCTACCCACGTCCGACGCACAAATCCTAAATCCTCTCAATTCTCCCCAAACCCACTAGAGATCCTCAACACTGCATCTCATGGAACGCCTCGAGAGTTCAGAGGTAACACCAGATACAAATAGCAGGCGAGGCATAGATTAATCATCGTTAATTAATTACACGGACAGTCGAGCNNNNNNNNNNNNNNNNNNNNNNNNNNNNNNNNNNNNNNNNNNNNNNNNNNNNNNNNNNNNNNNNNNNNNNNNNNNNNNNNNNNNNNNNNNNNNNNNNNNNTTGGGCTTGATTCTGGTGGGCTATATTTCTGAATGCAATCGGATATACGTGCAGCTTCCTGTCTCACAACACGAGTACACATGATCACACTGTTAAAATCAACTCTTCCATTTGCCGCGCGTCAGCAAAAGAAAATACCACACGGCGTCACGGCCTCACGGGTCTGCGACCCTGCGTGCGTCTGCATCCTCCTGTTTTGACCTGCCACCTTGGCATCCTTTTGGCTTGATTGCATGCCACGAGCCGGTTCAGTAGGCAGCCGTGGACGTGGAGCCAATGCCAGTGGCCGTCGCTTTCGGCGCGCAGAGAGATGGAAGGAAGAATCCGCGGCCCTGGCTTGGCTCCGCGAGCGAAGTGACCCTGACCCCCCAAACCAATCCCTTTTGGCCTCTGCCCTTGAGTTCCTGACCCGTCTACTCGAGAAATTCAcgaacgacctgcaatttggaatcTACAATTTGGACGGTGCAGTTGATTATTACTGACGCCACCACGGCTTTGCCGTAGCCTCGGTCGCTCTCTCCTCATCTGCAGCCATACAATTTTGTACCATCACGCTGCCGCAGAACCATGCGGTCGCACGGCTCGCAATCCCGACCTTGCAAAACGTGCTGCGTGATTCACGTGCGACTTGCAAAGCGCGCGGTTCCTGAATCGGGTAGCGTCAGCATCGGAATTTCCCGCCGCTGGACCCTGGAGGACAGGCCAGAACGAACACGAGTGCGAGCGTCAGCAAGATCCCAGATTTCCCGCGATCGAACTGCCATATGAACAGAGCCAGATCCGCGGCGGAAAATCGACGGGTCCGCGCGACAATTCTGCTCCCCTTCAGAAGCTCTGGGTCGTACGTCTCACTCTCATGGGCGAGTGAGCtgcccccggcggcgccgggcgctcTCTCGGCTCGGCGAGATGAATGGATTGGACGCGCCCGCCTGACCGCAACCGGCCGAGCCCATATTCCTCACGCAACGGCTTTCAACGGCTCGCTCGGCGGATGGATCTCTTTCACGATCACGCAACTCATTTCGTCAACCGTCCCTGCTACAATGCGTCATCCCGCTTTGTTTAGAGCCCTTTTGTGAGTATTCACTATTCAATCTTCCAGGTCGTTTTCATTCTGACCTGCACCTGCCCAGTTTCGGCCTTTGCTCTTCTCAGTTTTTCTTCCCTGTGGAGCGAGCTCTCCGCCTCTCACGCTGTTTTTCCATGGAGGAGAGCTCGCGCTCTGACTTGCGCCCTGTCCTCGTGTCCTGAAAAAACTCCGGTGTTGCCATAAATACAACCACCACCGGTACAGACCGGCCTGCCTACCTGTACCCGCCTTCTCCCTCCGTACCGGCCTCTTCTCTCTTCTGCTgcctttctcgccttcgccttcGCCTTCATCTCCCGTTCTCTGcctctccatctcctccacGTCCTGCCCAGGTACATGCGCCACTTGGTTCACGGTTCAGAGAGCTATCCATCCATGGAAATAGCTTAGCTCACCAGAGGCAGTTATAGCTTAGCTCATAACGATGTATATGCATGCGGTGCTTGATGTCGTCGCTCCCTGTTCTCTGCAGGGCCGAGAGGGCGGAGACCGacgatggtgatgatgatggggCAGCTGGGGCGGCTGGTGGACGGCATCAAGTCGAGGCtgcgtgccggcggcggcggcgggaagaggggcggcggctcggggaggaaggcgtcggcggcggcgggctacGACAAGGTGGAGAAGACGGAGAGCATGCGGGTGGAGATCCGGAGCCGCCAGGCGCGCAAGCTCATCGCCAAGAACCTCGACGCCGCCGACTCCatcggccgcgccggccgggccAACAAGCGCTTCTTCCTCGCCTTCTGACTTTCTTTCTTTCCGAGGATCCATCCAACTTCCAACGACCAAAGAGCTCCGTCGTCCATCAGCTTGCTACTACTACCTCCCCGGCCACGGCTTCTGCACTCTGTGCTTGCATACTACGCCAATTGATTCTGTACTCTGTAGTACGTTTACGCCTGAGCTGAAGAAGCACTGATCACCAATTTGCATCCATGTAGCAGTATTTCCATTTCTTGTCTCTGACACCTGGTGTCAACAAAAAATTGTATCCATTATGTTATCTTATTTTATATGCGATAAACCGGAAGCAATCACGAAGTACGAATATCCGTACAGGCACAAGAAGGAATACCATTCTCGTGCGGGTCTTAGAGAAAGGTCCGATTCGGTAAGCCGTCGCTTGGGAAGCAGATTGAGCAGATCATCACCTCAATCACATGGGGGGAGACTAATGGGGTCGAGAGGACAAGAAGCTCCTAACGACACATGCTCACATGTTCCTGTCCGTCTTTGATTTCGA
The genomic region above belongs to Setaria italica strain Yugu1 chromosome VI, Setaria_italica_v2.0, whole genome shotgun sequence and contains:
- the LOC101770748 gene encoding uncharacterized protein LOC101770748 — its product is MVMMMGQLGRLVDGIKSRLRAGGGGGKRGGGSGRKASAAAGYDKVEKTESMRVEIRSRQARKLIAKNLDAADSIGRAGRANKRFFLAF